In the Polyangiaceae bacterium genome, one interval contains:
- a CDS encoding SDR family NAD(P)-dependent oxidoreductase — translation MSEFGHLLVTGAAGAIGSALAHALAKRYPNATLTLVDVDATRLGDATHALGHRAAAACWDLSEPNALAAQLRDAVEARGPVDILVNCAGIMEVQRLSTMPWDTASKVLTVDLVSPLRLMQLVVPDMAERGSGIVINVSSLAGVTPLRGCSYYGAAKAGLAQASEIARMELGAQGVQVLTVYPGPVSSDLERRARDQYRPSAARERIPTGTPTGLAAAVIRALDRGAPRVVYPQLFAPARHVPTLSAKVSEWLGPEPTL, via the coding sequence ATGTCTGAGTTTGGGCACCTGTTGGTCACCGGTGCAGCTGGGGCCATCGGCTCTGCGCTCGCCCACGCCCTCGCCAAGCGCTACCCAAATGCGACGCTGACCCTCGTCGACGTCGACGCGACTCGACTCGGAGACGCCACCCACGCACTCGGTCACCGCGCCGCCGCGGCGTGCTGGGATCTATCTGAACCGAATGCCCTCGCTGCACAGCTCCGTGACGCAGTCGAGGCGCGGGGCCCCGTGGACATCCTGGTGAACTGCGCCGGAATCATGGAGGTGCAGCGGCTGAGCACCATGCCCTGGGACACGGCCAGCAAAGTGCTGACGGTGGATCTCGTGAGCCCGCTACGCCTGATGCAGCTCGTCGTGCCCGACATGGCGGAGCGCGGCAGTGGCATCGTGATCAATGTGAGCAGTCTCGCAGGCGTCACGCCGCTGCGCGGTTGCAGCTACTACGGCGCGGCCAAAGCTGGCCTCGCGCAAGCGAGCGAGATCGCACGCATGGAGCTGGGCGCCCAGGGCGTGCAGGTACTCACCGTCTATCCCGGACCGGTGAGTTCCGATCTCGAGCGACGGGCGCGCGACCAATACCGCCCCTCCGCCGCGCGCGAGCGGATCCCCACGGGCACGCCGACGGGACTTGCCGCTGCGGTGATCCGCGCTCTCGACCGCGGCGCACCCCGGGTCGTCTACCCGCAGCTCTTCGCGCCCGCGCGTCACGTGCCGACCCTGTCCGCAAAGGTCAGCGAGTGGCTCGGCCCCGAGCCCACCCTGTGA
- a CDS encoding helix-turn-helix domain-containing protein encodes MDVHSETRRRSRKAERRARLLEGARKIVAEEGVDALTLGRLARDFDLVPAALYRYFASKDALIAELQRHTLEALHPRFLAAVTPPDAPNGVPAPNGAPNGKTAPNHETAPNHERAANHDALAALLRAGDFYLALPQTDPEAYRLITALIGDPRPLVSDAEARVTAPALMAFLNDVQQLLARARREGTLTPGSDMQRALVLWASLQGVCQLGKLARFDRATFDVTALGRHSLDTLLMGWGATHEALASTRTHSCAES; translated from the coding sequence ATGGACGTTCACTCCGAGACTCGGCGCCGTAGCCGCAAGGCCGAGCGCCGGGCGCGGCTACTCGAGGGGGCTCGCAAGATCGTCGCCGAGGAGGGCGTCGACGCGCTGACCCTGGGGCGCCTCGCGCGCGACTTCGATCTCGTGCCGGCGGCGCTCTATCGCTACTTCGCGTCGAAGGATGCGCTGATCGCGGAACTGCAGCGCCACACGCTCGAAGCGCTGCACCCCCGCTTCCTCGCCGCAGTGACCCCCCCGGACGCGCCGAACGGCGTGCCCGCTCCGAACGGCGCACCGAACGGCAAGACCGCACCGAACCACGAGACCGCACCGAACCACGAGCGCGCTGCGAACCACGATGCGCTCGCTGCGCTGTTGCGCGCGGGCGACTTCTACCTCGCGCTGCCGCAGACGGACCCTGAGGCATATCGCCTGATCACCGCCCTGATCGGCGATCCGCGGCCGCTGGTCTCGGACGCCGAAGCGCGCGTGACCGCGCCCGCACTGATGGCGTTTCTCAACGACGTGCAACAGTTGCTCGCCCGCGCGCGACGCGAGGGCACCCTCACCCCCGGAAGCGACATGCAGCGCGCACTCGTGCTGTGGGCATCGCTACAAGGAGTGTGTCAGCTCGGCAAGCTGGCGCGCTTCGATCGAGCCACCTTCGACGTGACGGCCCTCGGCCGCCATAGCCTGGACACGCTACTGATGGGCTGGGGGGCGACGCACGAAGCGCTCGCCAGCACGCGCACGCACTCGTGCGCAGAAAGCTAG